In Spinacia oleracea cultivar Varoflay chromosome 5, BTI_SOV_V1, whole genome shotgun sequence, a single window of DNA contains:
- the LOC130461770 gene encoding protein FAR1-RELATED SEQUENCE 5-like — MENLIRSVIQSTQSIQVPVELDIQDATMEDVLNNCNNALAEEREEEESNNEIESEEQQTISDSEEPDQDIVGTLMGYTAETVKELLGFYEKHASAVGFSIRKGNTRFKVGTRIVLEKTFLCSAAGVTNNGKNKKKKVQTVVPVVPKKERKPRKVPITITRCRACLRVKMNSEGRYEVANHVIIHNHDLTRSQWHYLHRSERQITEEKGEAIETMQKSGLSSMASFNYMAIEAGGEENLGHSKKDHLNYCTRLKMKQIEGGDAQAVTEIMYLELEGDPNFFFRFRLDEKGKLKSLFWRDSMMMEDYGIFGDIVVFPDARHRLCVWHLHQNAITRFGALKRDPTFKKTFNYCLYKCVTVVEFETNWRSMLQAYELIGEEWFTNVYDLREKWCPALRKDLFSVGILSSQRSESTNHAIEFRANRTTSLTDFYRLFKGTIQRWRSTEKQAEFSCSKSVASSALPLFGLLKHASEVYTLSLFRDFEEESGYSIATTTKLIWKQGNTQFYVVSIDEEPWSAQRVTYIHESQTVSCMCKNFEASGWLCYHCIRILHLHSVNRIPEQYIIRG; from the exons ATGGAAAACCTAATTCGAAGTGTTATTCAATCAACACAAAGTATTCAAGTTCCGGTTGAACTTGATATTCAAGATGCAACAATGGAGGACGTTCTCAACAATTGTAATAATGCTTTGGCAGAGGAACGTGAAGAAGAAGAGTCAAATAACGAAATCGAATCTGAAGAACAACAAactatttctgattctgaag AACCGGATCAAGATATTGTTGGAACGCTGATGGGTTACACTGCAGAAACAGTGAAGGAACTTCTAGGTTTCTACGAAAAACATGCTAGTGCAGTTGGATTTTCCATAAGGAAAGGAAACACGAGATTCAAAGTTGGGACAAGAATCGTGCTTGAAAAGACATTTCTTTGTTCAGCAGCAGGAGTAACAAACAAtggaaagaacaaaaagaaaaaagtgcaAACAGTTGTTCCTGTTGTgcccaaaaaagagagaaaaccaAGGAAAGTTCCAATCACAATAACTCGATGTAGGGCATGCTTGAGGGTGAAAATGAATTCTGAAGGCAGATATGAGGTTGCTAATCACGTGATAATTCACAACCATGACTTAACTAGAAGTCAATGGCACTACTTGCATAGATCTGAAAGGCAAATAACGGAAGAGAAGGGGGAGGCAATTGAAACTATGCAAAAATCTG GTCTGTCATCCATGGCTTCTTTTAACTACATGGCAATTGAAGCTGGAGGTGAAGAAAATTTAGGGCACTCAAAGAAAGACCATCTAAATTACTGCACAAggttaaaaatgaagcaaatagAAGGAGGTGATGCACAAGCAGTAACTGAAATAATGTATTTAGAGCTTGAAGGTGACCCAAACTTCTTTTTTAGATTTAGATTGGATGAAAAAGGCAAATTGAAGAGTTTGTTTTGGAGGGACTCTATGATGATGGAAGACTATGGAATTTTCGGAGATATAGTG GTCTTTCCGGATGCAAGACACAGATTATGTGTATGGCATTTGCATCAGAATGCTATTACAAGATTTGGGGCATTGAAACGAGATCCAACTTTTAAGAAGACATTCAACTATTGCTTGTATAAGTGTGTCACAGTAGTTGAATTTGAAACCAATTGGAGATCAATGCTGCAAGCATATGAGCTGATAGGGGAAGAATGGTTTACAAATGTATACGATTTGAGAGAAAAATGGTGCCCTGCCCTAAGAAAAGACTTATTTTCAGTTGGGATTTTGTCTTCACAACGAAGTGAAAGCACTAATCACGCCATCGAATTTAGAGCAAACAGAACAACAAGTTTAACTGATTTCTATAGATTGTTCAAAGGAACAATACAACGTTGGAGAAGTACAGAAAAGCAAGCTGAATTCTCTTGTAGTAAATCTGTTGCATCCTCGGCTTTACCACTATTTGGATTGCTAAAACATGCATCCGAAGTTTACACGTTGTCACTATTCAGAGACTTTGAGGAGGAATCTGGATATTCGattgcaacaacaacaaaattaatTTGGAAACAAG GTAATACTCAGTTCTATGTTGTGTCCATTGATGAAGAACCTTGGTCTGCACAGAGAGTAACATACATCCACGAGAGCCAGACAGTATCATGTATGTGTAAAAACTTTGAAGCTTCGGGATGGTTGTGCTACCACTGCATTAGGATATTGCACCTTCATTCGGTTAACCGGATTCCAGAACAGTACATAATAAGAGGTTGA